Sequence from the Gemmatimonas sp. genome:
GGCGTGGCCATCTCCGGCAAGGACTTCAAGACCGGCCAGACGTGGATGAAGACCGTCATCGCGCCGGGCATGAAGGCGCGCATGCTGGGCCTCGAGGGCTGGTACTCCACCAACATCCTCGGCAACCGCGATGGCGAAGTCCTCGATGATCCGGCGTCGTTCAAGACGAAGGAAGAGTCGAAGCTCTCCGTGCTGCACACCATTCTGCAGCCCGAGAAGTACCCCGAGCTGTACAAGGACTTCTCGCACGTCGTGCGCATCAACTACTACCCGCCGCGCGGCGACAACAAGGAAGGCTGGGACAACATCGACATCAAGGGGTGGCTCGGCTACCCGATGCAGATCAAGGTCAACTTCCTCTGCCGCGACTCCATTCTGGCCGCGCCGCTCGTGCTCGACCTCGCCCTGTTCAGCGACTTCGCCCAGCGTGCCGGAATGAAGGGCATTCAGGAATGGTTAAGCTTCTATTACAAGGCGCCCACGGTGGCTGCGGGACTGCAGCCCGAGCACGACCTTTTCATCCAGCAGACGAAGCTGAAGAACACGCTCCGTCACCTCATGGGTGAGGACCAGATCACGCACCTCGGGCTGGAATACTATCAGTGACACACACGCGCGCGCGCTGGATCGCCGGCGCGGCTTTCGCGATCACAGCCGGCGCCTTCAGCGCCGGCTGTGATGCCGGCCGCAAGAACATTCGGGAGCTGCGGTTCCGTACCGACTCGTTCGTCATCCGAGTCGCGCCGGAAACCATTCCGACGCGCGCGCTCGAGCCCATCTACTGGCGGGTCATCGTGCACGACCGCGAAAGCGGCGTCCCCATTCAGGGGGGAGAGGGGCGCATCTTCGCTACCAACAAGGACATGAAGACCGTGTCCAACGGGTTCGAGGAAACCGGCGAGCTTGGTACGTATCGCAGCAACCTCATGTTCGTCACCGCGGGCTTGTGGGCCATGGCTATACAGTTCCGGCGTGACTCCACGAAGGAGTTGCAGAAGACGCAGGACTGGACCCAGGATATCCTGGAGGCCGATGAACCCGGCATGAACATCCGGACGCCCATCTCCACGCGCGTCAAGGATTCGGCCAAGACACTGCCCGCGGCGCCGGCCGCGTCGGATTCCGCCCGGAAGCGGGTGCCCTGACGGACCCCCACGGAGACATTGCATGCGGCATTTTCATCGCTGTTCGCTCACACCCGACATGGTGCTCGAGCAGGCCGATCGCTACTTCGGCGAGCTGGGCCTCGCTCGCAGCAGCGCCGACGCGCGCTCGCGCGCCTATGCCGGCGCCCTCGGTGCCATGACCCTCTCGGTCAAGATGGAGGGCGGCCACTACACGTTCGTCGAGGTGCACACCGACCAGGTGGGCGAAAGCCGGCTCGACAAGAACGTCAAGCGCTACTTCAATGCGCTGCACCGCGCTGCCGATCCCCGTCACCTGATCGAGGCCGGGTACTGATGGCGGCGGGACCGCCGACGCCCGGTGAGGATCGCACGGGGCGGAATATCGGCGTCGGATGCTTTACCTTCTTCATCGGCGCCGTGAGCGGGGCCATGTCCGGGGTCGGCATCGGCAAGCTCCTGGGCTTTTTCAATCGCTGCACCCCGGACCCCGGCTTGCCTGCGTGCGAATGGTGGGTGTACGCCGGGTGGGGCGCCGCCATCGGTGCCGTCACGCTCCCGGTAGTCGCGCTGTGGCGCCTCAAGCGCCGCGACCGGGCCGAAGACGCAGTTTCCACATATCGAGGATGACCGAGTGGCTCGTGTAGACGTGATCATGCCGCAGATGGGCGAATCCATCGCGGAAGGGACGGTATCGCGGTGGCTCAAGAAGGTTGGCGACAACGTCAAGCGCGATGAGCCCATTTTCGAGATCTCCACGGATAAGGTCGATGCGGAGATTCCGTCTCCCTCCGCTGGCGTGCTCATGGAAATCCTCGTTGGCGAAGGGATGACCGTGGCGGTGAACACGGTAGTGGCGCGTCTCGAAACCGATGCCGCGGCCGCAGCCGCCGCGCCGGCCCCCAGCGCGCCGGTCCCCGCCGAAGCTGCCAACTCGATTGCTCCCACGGCAGTAGCCGCAGTCGCCCCGGTCGCGGCCTCGGCGGCTGCGCCATCGTCGGCAAGTCCCGCGGTGCCGGCCATGGCGCCGGGTTCACTTGAAGAGCGCCTGCGTACCAAGTCGTCGCCGCTCGTGCGCAAGATGGCCGCCGAGCACGGCGTGGAGATTGGCGGTCTCTCCGGCACCGGCGTTGCCGGTCGCGTTACCCGCAGGGACCTCGACGCCTTCCTCGCCAACCGCCCCGCAGCGGCGGCAGCGGCGCCCGCCGGAGCGTCCATGTACGCCCCGGCAGGAACCGACACACACGGACCCTTGCCCACGCCGTGGCCTGGAGATGTGGTCGAGCCCATGTCGAAGATCCGCAAGCTGACCTCCGACCACATGGCCACGGCGCGCCGGGTGGCCGCGCACGTCACGACCTTCTGGGAGATCGACCTCACCCGTGTGGCGCGTCTGCGCCAGGGGATGCGCCACGCCTTCGAGGCGCAGTCGGGGCAGAAGCTCACCTACATGCCGTTCATCCTGCAAGCGGTCAGCGCGCAGCTCAAGCGGCACCCGGTGCTCAATGCCGCCGTCGCCGGCACCGACATCATCTATCGCAAGCAGGTCAACCTCGGCATCGCCGTGGCGCTCGAACCCGCGGGGCTCATCGTGCCGGTGCTCAAGCGGGCCGATGAACTCTCCCTCACCGGACTCACGCGTGGCGTGAACGACCTGGCGGCGCGTGCGCGCGGCAAGAAGCTGAGCCCCAGCGACGTGCAGGATGCGACGTTCACGATCAGCAACCCGGGGACCTTCGGCTCCATCACCGGCACGCCCATCATTCCCGTGGGAACCACGGCCATCCTTTGCCTCGGCGCCATCGAGAAGCGCCCCAAGGTGATGACGGGTCCCGACGGCGAGGACACGATCGCCATTCGTACCTGCTGCTACTTCTCGCTGTCGTTCGATCACAAGGTCGTCGATGGCGCCGACGCCGATCGCTTCATGGGCGATCTCAAGAAGGCGCTCGAGTCGGTCTCCGAATCCACGGTTTGAACAGCGCATGGCCCGCTCCCTTGCCATCGTGGAACGCCATGTCGGCGACGACGAGCGGGCGGACTATCTGGCGGCACTGGCCGCGCGTAAATCACGCGCGGCGGCCGTGCTCGCTCACTTCTGGGTCTTTGAGCACGCAACGGAACGCGGGCGTTTCGTGGAGTTCACCGAGGCGGCGAGCGATGCAGCTATCGCATCGCTCCACGGCCATGACGCGTCGAGCCATCTGTGGCGTGAAGTACAGGGAGGTTGAGATGCCCACGCGACGTATCGACATCGATGGACGCGAATGGCAGGTGTATCCGTCCGGCTTCCTCACGCAGTACGTCGGGGACGAATTCGGACTCATCTTCGTGACGGGCGCCGGGGATGGGCGCGAAGTGCGCGTGACCCGCTACTCCCCCATGGGAGTGCGTTCGCGCGAGCAGTCGCTGGCCGAGTTCGACGACGCCCAGCTCGTGGAGCTCTTCCGGGCGTCGCAGCCGGGCGCGCGTTCCCCCGAAGCCGGCTACCGCTCGTGAGTGACGAGGCCACGGCGCCAGCGGCGTTCGTGGATCTGCAGGTGCATACGACTGCCTCGGACGGCGCCTTGCCGCCGGCTGCCGTCGTGCAGGCCGCTGCCGACGCGGCGCTGCACGCCATTGCCATCACCGATCACGACACGGTCGACGGGCTCCCCGAGGCGCACGCAGCGGGCGAGCGCCTCGGGGTGCGCATCGTGCCGGGGGTCGAGCTCAGCACGCACTTCGAGGGCGAAGAACTGCATCTCCTCGGTCTCCACCTGACCGACCTCCACGCCATGGCAGATGCGCTCGCCGATTTCCGCGTGCAGCGGGTGCAGCGCGCCGAGCGCATCGTCGAGACGCTCAATGCGCACGGCATTCCGATCACCATGGACGCCGTGCTTGCCGAAGCAGCCGACGGCGCCGTGGGCCGCCCCCACATCGCCCGCGCCATGCTGGCCGGCGGTTGGGTGCGTGAGTTCCGCGAGGCGTTCGACAAGTGGATAGGCTGGGGGCGCCCCGCGTACATGGCCAAGGAACAGTTCGACGTGGCCGATGCCATGGCCCTGGTACATCGGGCCGGTGGACTCGCCGTCTGGGCGCATCCGGGAGAACTCGCCACCCCGGCCCGCATCGCGCGCCTCGCCGACCGTGGCCTCGATGCCGTTGAAGTACTGCATCCGAGCCATCCCCCGTATCTCGTGCAGCGACTGGTCGAGCACACGGAGAAGGCCGGACTGCTCCCCAGTGGTGGATCCGACTGGCATGGCACGCAGGACGGCCCCCGCAAGCTGGGGGGCCAACTCGTTCCCAAGGTGTGGCTCGATTGGCAGGATGCCCGGGTGGCCACCCGCGGCACGACCACCGCGTAGGCCATGTCGCGCCGCGTAGCACTGGTCACCGGCGGAGCGCGGCGTCTGGGCGCGGCCCTGGTGCGGAGCTTCGCGGAACGCGAGTACGATGTGCTGTTGCATCACGGCAGCTCTCCCGACGAGGCGGCCGCCCTCGCCCGGTCGCTCGAGCAGCAGCACGGTGTGCGCGTACACGCAGTGCAGGAGGACCTGCTCGATCCCGCCGCGCCCGGCAGGCTCGTCGAGCGCGCCGTCGAAGTCCTGGGGCGTCTCGACGTCGTCATCAGTTCCGCGTCGGTCATGGAGTGGCGGGACTTCGATCGCGTCACGCCGCAGGATTGGACGCGTGCGGAGGCGATCAACCTGCGCGCGCCGTTCTTCCTCATGCAGGCAGCAGCGCGGGTCATGACCACGGGCGGGGCCATCGTGCAGATCGCCGACCATCTCGCCGCCGAGACCGGTTTCCCGCGCCTCATTCCCCACCAGGTCACCAAGTCGGCGCTCACCCAGCTGGTGCGCGCCGTGGCCGATCACCTCGCACCGGCCATTCGCGTGAACGCGATCGCTCCGGGGCTGGTGCTGGCCCCCAACGACCTGACCGACGAGGCCAGACAACGCTTCCTGCGCGACGTGCCCCTGGCGCGAAGTGGCGTACCCGCCGACGTGCTGCAGGCCGTGCACTTTCTGGTGGACGCGCCATACATCACCGGCGTCGTCCTTCCGGTCGACGGCGGCCGACAGCTGCGTCGCTGACGCATGGCACTGCAATTCGCGCGCATCGTCATCATTGGCGGGGGATGCTACGGCAGCTGGTACGCGCAGCAACTCACGCGCGCCATCCAGCGGAAGGCGCTGTGGGCCGATGACATCGTGGTGGTGGATCGGGATCCCGCCTGTCGCGTCGCCGCGCGCCTGCAGGATGGTGCCTATGACGGCGTCGCCCTGCGGTTGGTGCTGCGGGACTGGGATGCGTACCTCGCCGAGTGGTTGGCGGCGGGCCCCGAGGCGTTGGCTGGCCATGCCATGGTCCCCTCGCCGCTCATGCCGCATCTGTGCCTCGACTGGCTCGTGGCGCGGGCGAAACACCGCTGGCCCGCCCGAGCCGTCACGGTACAACCCATGCCGGCAGTGCCCCCCACACCCTGGGAACGGGCCGCACCCGATGGGCGCCACTACGTGAGCTTTGCCACCTGGACCTGCCCGGTCAATTGCATCGAGCCGGCCAAGTGCCCCGCCACCCGGGAGACGCGCGACTGGAGTCTGCCCGTCACGATCCGACGCCTCGCCCATGGGGAGCCACGGCTGGGGGAGGCCGCTATCTTTCACTGCACACATCGGACGTATGGTGTCGGCATGATCGACGCCGACGCGATTGCCCATGCCGACCGCCTGGTCGCTGAACGCGGGAACGCGGGGGCCTGTCGAGTGCTCGTGGGCACCGCGTCGCACTGTCACGGCGCCCTCGGTGTCCTCGCCGTAGACTGAACGCGCACCGCCGACCGCCATCGATCTTCCCCCGGTTCCGCACCCGGGTTTCACCGTTTCTCCTCGCGTGGACATGCCACTGTCAACCGAAAACATCGTCATCATCGGGTCGGGCCCCGCCGCCTGGACCGCCGCCATTTATGCCGCGCGCGCAAACCTGAAGCCGCTGGTGTTCGAGGGAGAACCCGTGGGCACGGAGTTGCCCGGTGGCCAGCTCATGCTGACCACCGACATCGAGAACTTTCCCGGCTTCCCCGAGCCCATCAGCGGCCCCGAACTCATGGATCGCGTCAAGGCGCAGGCCGTGCACCACGGAACACGGGTGGTGAGCGAACTGATCCGGGAGGTGGATTTCTCGCAGCGGCCCTTCACGGTCACGCCCAATTACTCGGAGCCGCTGCAGGCGCACACCGTCATCGTGGCCACCGGGGCTGCCGCCAAGTGGATCGGACTCGACAGCGAACTCCGCTTGGCGCAGCAGGGGGGTGGCGTATCGGCGTGCGCGGTCTGCGACGGGGCCATGCCGTTCTACCGCAACAAGCGTCTGGCGGTCGTGGGCGGCGGCGATACGGCCATGGAAGAGGCGATGTACCTCACGAAGTTCGCGAGCGAAGTGGTCATCATCCACCGCCGTGACAGCTTCCGTGCCTCCAAGGTGATGGCCAACCGGGTGCTCGCGCACCCCAAGGTACGCGTGCTCTGGAACTCGCAGGTCACCGACGTGGTCGGCGACGAGTTCATCACCGGGCTCAAGCTGGCCGACACCGTGACCGGGGCCGTGAGCGAAATCGCGGTGGGGGGATTGTTCGTGGCCATCGGTCACACACCCAATACGCGCTTTCTCAAGGGCCAGCTCGACGTCACCGAACACGGCTACATCAAGGTGTCGTCCTGGCGCACGGCTACCTCAGTGGACGGGGTCTTCGCCGCGGGCGATGTGATCGATGATTACTATCGGCAGGCCATCACGTCGGCCGGCACCGGATGCATGGCGGCGCTTGAGGCCGAGCGGTGGCTCGCGCATCATGGCATCGGGGAAACTCCCGTGCTCGAAACAGGAGAGAGCTCGATCGCGGCCGCAGCGGCCGAAGGGTGAGCATGTCCGAACTGCACGTGCAGCAGCTGACCGTAGGACCGCTCGAGGAGAACTGCTGGCTGGTGGCCGACCCCGCCTCGCAGCGGGCGGTGCTCGTCGATCCGGGTGACGAAGCCGATCGGCTGCTGGCGGCCATTGACGCCTCGGGGTGCACACTCGACGCCATCTGGCTGACCCACTGCCACTTCGATCACGTGGGCGGCATCGCCGGTGTTGTGCGTGCGAGGCCGGTGCCCATCCACAGGCATGTCGCCGACGCTCCCTTCTACGAGGCCGCGGCCGACAATGCCGCCCGTTGGGGCATTCGCCTCGACAACCCGCCTCCGGCCACGCATGACGTCGCGGAAGGCGGTGTCGTGCAGGTGGGTGACTATCGCTTCGAGGTCTGGCATGTGCCGGGACACGCCCCCGGCCATGTGGCCTTCGTGGGGCACGGTCTCTGCATGTCGGGAGATGTGCTCTTCGCGGGCTCCATCGGGCGGACCGATCTGCCACTCTGCGATCCGCGCGCCATGCAGGCCTCACTCATGCGGCTGGCGACATTGCCACCCGAGACTCGGGTGCTGCCCGGGCACGGTGTTGTGACTACCATCGGGCGGGAACTCGCGTCCAACCCGTTCCTGCGTGGCGCTGCGCGGCCCCTGGGTGCCTGAGTGCTGCCGCGCGCTCCGTTTCGTCCTCCCTCAGCCCCCATGCGCATGCCCACTCATCGTCGTCGCGCCACCCTGCGAGGCTTCCTGCTC
This genomic interval carries:
- a CDS encoding dihydrolipoamide acetyltransferase family protein — encoded protein: MARVDVIMPQMGESIAEGTVSRWLKKVGDNVKRDEPIFEISTDKVDAEIPSPSAGVLMEILVGEGMTVAVNTVVARLETDAAAAAAAPAPSAPVPAEAANSIAPTAVAAVAPVAASAAAPSSASPAVPAMAPGSLEERLRTKSSPLVRKMAAEHGVEIGGLSGTGVAGRVTRRDLDAFLANRPAAAAAAPAGASMYAPAGTDTHGPLPTPWPGDVVEPMSKIRKLTSDHMATARRVAAHVTTFWEIDLTRVARLRQGMRHAFEAQSGQKLTYMPFILQAVSAQLKRHPVLNAAVAGTDIIYRKQVNLGIAVALEPAGLIVPVLKRADELSLTGLTRGVNDLAARARGKKLSPSDVQDATFTISNPGTFGSITGTPIIPVGTTAILCLGAIEKRPKVMTGPDGEDTIAIRTCCYFSLSFDHKVVDGADADRFMGDLKKALESVSESTV
- a CDS encoding PHP domain-containing protein, which encodes MSDEATAPAAFVDLQVHTTASDGALPPAAVVQAAADAALHAIAITDHDTVDGLPEAHAAGERLGVRIVPGVELSTHFEGEELHLLGLHLTDLHAMADALADFRVQRVQRAERIVETLNAHGIPITMDAVLAEAADGAVGRPHIARAMLAGGWVREFREAFDKWIGWGRPAYMAKEQFDVADAMALVHRAGGLAVWAHPGELATPARIARLADRGLDAVEVLHPSHPPYLVQRLVEHTEKAGLLPSGGSDWHGTQDGPRKLGGQLVPKVWLDWQDARVATRGTTTA
- a CDS encoding SDR family oxidoreductase, which codes for MSRRVALVTGGARRLGAALVRSFAEREYDVLLHHGSSPDEAAALARSLEQQHGVRVHAVQEDLLDPAAPGRLVERAVEVLGRLDVVISSASVMEWRDFDRVTPQDWTRAEAINLRAPFFLMQAAARVMTTGGAIVQIADHLAAETGFPRLIPHQVTKSALTQLVRAVADHLAPAIRVNAIAPGLVLAPNDLTDEARQRFLRDVPLARSGVPADVLQAVHFLVDAPYITGVVLPVDGGRQLRR
- the trxB gene encoding thioredoxin-disulfide reductase, which produces MPLSTENIVIIGSGPAAWTAAIYAARANLKPLVFEGEPVGTELPGGQLMLTTDIENFPGFPEPISGPELMDRVKAQAVHHGTRVVSELIREVDFSQRPFTVTPNYSEPLQAHTVIVATGAAAKWIGLDSELRLAQQGGGVSACAVCDGAMPFYRNKRLAVVGGGDTAMEEAMYLTKFASEVVIIHRRDSFRASKVMANRVLAHPKVRVLWNSQVTDVVGDEFITGLKLADTVTGAVSEIAVGGLFVAIGHTPNTRFLKGQLDVTEHGYIKVSSWRTATSVDGVFAAGDVIDDYYRQAITSAGTGCMAALEAERWLAHHGIGETPVLETGESSIAAAAAEG
- a CDS encoding MBL fold metallo-hydrolase; the encoded protein is MSELHVQQLTVGPLEENCWLVADPASQRAVLVDPGDEADRLLAAIDASGCTLDAIWLTHCHFDHVGGIAGVVRARPVPIHRHVADAPFYEAAADNAARWGIRLDNPPPATHDVAEGGVVQVGDYRFEVWHVPGHAPGHVAFVGHGLCMSGDVLFAGSIGRTDLPLCDPRAMQASLMRLATLPPETRVLPGHGVVTTIGRELASNPFLRGAARPLGA